A genomic window from Pygocentrus nattereri isolate fPygNat1 chromosome 22, fPygNat1.pri, whole genome shotgun sequence includes:
- the LOC108429277 gene encoding NACHT, LRR and PYD domains-containing protein 12-like isoform X1 — MEFVMELLLAALLIALSTWIWRRRGLNQPSSTQHNAVQRVLDQRSPATPSAGCSVVLNADHGSSVTAPTLNSNNFYGPSVFNFSTNAADTDLTEASKSEKCSEASVLKQILETHKANLRKKIEYIFEGKIGVKNKTRLKKVYTELFITEGELKEVNHEHEILRIDKAFRMQKCQDTPINCNDIFSLPWKNEENKVVLTKGIAGIGKTVSVHKFILDWVEGEANQDIDCIFLLPFREINLIKPGEYSLHELLQEFHPELEELNATKMYEACKLGFVFDGLDESRLPLDFDSRNVRSIKKKATVDALITNLIKGNLLPSSVIWITSRPAAANKIPSQYVSLFTEVRGFTDKQKEEYFKKRIADETEALKIISHIKTSRSLYIMCHIPVFCWITATVLQAMLVENHGENIPTTLTEMYIHFLLIQMNMKNQKYDQKVERDLKKLLESNRGIIFKLAKLAFEQLKRENIMFYEDDLRECGIDVRGDSEYTGMCTEIFKQESVLHEKKVYCFVHLSIQEFLASLHVFYCYLNKDRDELQFLLEGPLPEGFTFIVDSPKTLSLYYLLVKAVDKSWRSQRGYLHLFLRFLLGITLDSNQKLLKGLLAQTEDSKETVEKSIRYITKIQRKDISAEASINLLFCLLELKDRTLFKQIQTYLSSEETPETELSLSVCSALVYILQMSEEILDEFNPKMYNTSNAGCRRLVPAVRCCRKALFNSCGLTEQCCETVASALQLPNSPLRELDLSNNSQMDAGAKLLSEGLMSPQCKLEKLSLASCHFSKEQCEVIALAVNSASSPLRELDLSYNDLQDSGVKLLSDGLKTSDSKLEKLRLGWCKLSADSCKTLTSVFSSSSPLTELDLSNNDVQDSGVKFLSAGLENPNCKLEVLRLSGCLVTEKGCSHLASALISNPAFLRELDLSYNHPGHLGTKLLTGKLEGPQCRLQILNIDSGGECRIKSGPRKYTCEITLDPNTAHRNLRLSERNQTATRVLELQGYEPNPERFDQCIYVLCRESLSDRCYWEVQFSEDLAGVALTYKGIERNGRGDDSTFGNNRMSWQLVCFGSGSTYCAFHNNNRTEIPALSFYSNRVGVYLDWPAGILSFYSVSSDTHALTHIHTFYSTFTEPLYVGFCFGNAGSVISLC; from the exons ATGGAGTTTGTGATGGAGCTGCTGCTGGCTGCTCTGCTGATTGCTCTTTCCACCTGGATCTGGAGAAGGAGAGGCCTAAATCAGCCTTCAAGCACTCAACACAATGCAG TGCAGCGAGTGCTGGATCAGAGATCACCTGCCACTCCTTCTGCTGGATGCTCTGTTGTTTTGAATGCAGATCATGGCTCCAGTGTAACCGCTCCTACACTCAACAGCAACAACTTCTATGGCCCATCTGTTTTTAACTTCAGCACGAATGCTGCTGACACTG ATTTAACAGAAGCAAGTAAATCAGAGAAATGTTCAG AAGCAAGTGTACTCAAACAAATTCTGGAGACTCACAAAGCCAACCTAAGGAAGAAAATAGAGTATATTTTTGAGGGTAAAATTGGTGTAAAAAATAAGACACGTCTGAAAAAGGTGTACACAGAGCTCTTCATCACAGAAGGGGAACTCAAAGAAGTCAACCATGAACACGAGATTTTGAGAATTGACAAAGCTTTCAGGATGCAAAAATGTCAGGACACTCCAATCAACTGTAACGACATCTTCAGTTTACCATGGAAAAATGAAGAGAACAAGGTTGTGCTGACCAAAGGCATCGCTGGCATTGGAAAAACAGTCTCTGTACATAAATTCATTCTTGattgggtagaaggagaagcaAACCAGGATATAGACTGCATATTTTTGCTTCCATTTCGAgagattaatttaattaaacctGGAGAGTACAGTCTTCATGAGCTACTCCAAGAATTCCACCCTGAACTGGAAGAACTAAATGCAACAAAAATGTATGAGGCCTGCAAGCTTGGGTTTGTTTTTGATGGGCTTGATGAAAGTCGACTTCCGCTGGATTTTGACAGCAGAAATGTAAGAAgcataaaaaagaaagcaactGTGGATGCACTGATCACGAATCTCATTAAGGGAAACTTACTTCCGTCTTCTGTAATCTGGATCACCTCCCGGCCAGCAGCCGCCAATAAAATCCCTTCACAGTATGTGAGCTTATTCACAGAGGTGCGAGGGTTCACTGATAAACAGAAAGAGGAATACTTCAAAAAGAGAATAGCAGATGAGACTGAAGCCCTTAAAATCATCTCCCATATTAAGACCTCTCGGAGCCTGTACATTATGTGCCACATTCCTGTCTTCTGTTGGATCACTGCCACTGTGCTTCAGGCAATGCTGGTGGAAAACCACGGAGAAAATATTCCCACCACGCTGACTGAAATGTACATTCACTTCCTGCTCATACAGATGAACATGAAGAACCAAAAGTATGATCAGAAAGTTGAGCGAGACTTGAAAAAGCTCCTGGAATCAAACAGAGGAATAATCTTCAAACTGGCAAAACTGGCGTTTGAGCAACTGAAAAGGGAGAACATAATGTTCTACGAAGATGATCTGAGGGAGTGTGGTATTGATGTCAGGGGAGACTCTGAGTACACCGGGATGTGCACAGAGATCTTCAAGCAGGAATCTGTACTTCATGAGAAGAAGGTCTACTGCTTTGTACATCTGAGCATTCAAGAGTTCCTTGCCTCACTCCATGTGTTCTACTGCTACCTGAACAAGGACAGGGACGAGCTGCAGTTTCTGCTTGAGGGTCCACTTCCAGAAGGCTTTACTTTCATTGTAGATTCTCCAAAAACTTTGTCCTTATATTACCTACTGGTCAAGGCAGTTGACAAATCTTGGCGGAGTCAGAGAGGATATCTGCATCTTTTCCTGCGCTTTCTGCTGGGCATCACACTAGACTCCAATCAGAAACTCCTCAAAGGCTTGCTAGCACAAACAGAGGATAGCAAAGAGACTGTCGAGAAATCGATTAGATacattacaaaaatacaaagGAAAGATATTTCGGCTGAGGCATCCATCAACCTCCTGTTCTGCTTGCTTGAACTAAAGGACCGCACCTTATTCAAACAAATCCAAACATACCTTAGTTCAGAGGAGACTCCAGAAACAGAACTCTCACTTTCAGTCTGCTCAGCTTTGGTCTACATACTTCAAATGTCAGAGGAGATACTGGATGAGTTCAACCCAAAGATGTACAATACATCAAATGCAGGCTGCAGGAGGCTGGTCCCAGCAGTGAGATGCTGCAGAAAAGCTCT GTTTAATAGCTGTGGACTCACTGAACAGTGCTGTGAGACTGTGGCGTCAGCCCTGCAGTTACCAAACTCCCCTCTCCGAGAGCTGGACCTCAGTAACAACTCACAGATGGATGCAGGAGCAAAGCTGCTGTCCGAAGGATTAATGAGCCCACAGTGTAAGCTGGAGAAACTGAG CTTGGCGAGTTGCCATTTCAGCAAAGAACAGTGTGAAGTTATTGCATTGGCTGTAAACTCTGCCTCGTCACCCCTGAGAGAACTGGACCTGAGCTATAATGACCTGCAGGACTCAGGAGTGAAGCTGCTATCAGATGGGCTCAAAACCTCTGACAGTAAACTTGAGAAATTAAG ATTGGGCTGGTGTAAACTGTCTGCAGACAGTTGTAAGACACTGACTTCAGTATTCAGCTCCAGTTCACCACTGACAGAGCTGGATCTGAGTAACAATGACGtgcaggattcaggagtgaaattcctctctgctggactggagaATCCAAACTGTAAACTGGAAGTACTGAG GTTGTCTGGGTGTTTAGTCACAGAGAAAGGCTGTTCACATCTGGCTTCAGCTCTTATTTCAAACCCCGCCTTCCTGAGAGAGTTGGATCTGAGCTATAACCACCCAGGACACTTGGGAACAAAACTGCTCACTGGCAAACTGGAAGGTCCACAGTGTAGACTGCAGATACTAAA tATAGATTCAGGAGGAGAGTGTAGGATCAAATCAGGACCAAGAAAAT ATACCTGTGAGATCACTCTAGACCCAAATACAGCTCACCGAAATCTTCGTCTATCAGAAAGAAACCAAACGGCAACTCGTGTGTTAGAACTACAGGGTTATGAGCCAAATCCAGAAAGATTCGATCAGTGTATTTACGTGTTGTGTAGAGAAAGCCTGTCTGATCGCTGTTATTGGGAGGTTCAGTTTAGCGAAGACTTGGCAGGCGTAGCACTGACATATAAAGGAATTGAAAGAAATGGAAGGGGTGATGACAGTACTTTTGGAAACAATAGAATGTCTTGGCAGTTGGTATGTTTTGGTAGTGGGTCCACTTACTGTGCATTTCATAATAACAATAGAACTGAGATTCCTGCCCTTTCCTTTTATTCAAACAGAGTAGGAGTATATCTGGACTGGCCAGCTGGCATtctgtccttctacagcgtCTCCTCGGACACACATGCACtgacccacatacacactttctACTCTACATTCACTGAACCCCTATATGTAGGGTTTTGTTTTGGGAATGCTGGCTCAGTAATATCTTTGTGCTAA
- the LOC108429277 gene encoding NACHT, LRR and PYD domains-containing protein 12-like isoform X2: MEFVMELLLAALLIALSTWIWRRRGLNQPSSTQHNAVQRVLDQRSPATPSAGCSVVLNADHGSSVTAPTLNSNNFYGPSVFNFSTNAADTDLTEASKSEKCSEASVLKQILETHKANLRKKIEYIFEGKIGVKNKTRLKKVYTELFITEGELKEVNHEHEILRIDKAFRMQKCQDTPINCNDIFSLPWKNEENKVVLTKGIAGIGKTVSVHKFILDWVEGEANQDIDCIFLLPFREINLIKPGEYSLHELLQEFHPELEELNATKMYEACKLGFVFDGLDESRLPLDFDSRNVRSIKKKATVDALITNLIKGNLLPSSVIWITSRPAAANKIPSQYVSLFTEVRGFTDKQKEEYFKKRIADETEALKIISHIKTSRSLYIMCHIPVFCWITATVLQAMLVENHGENIPTTLTEMYIHFLLIQMNMKNQKYDQKVERDLKKLLESNRGIIFKLAKLAFEQLKRENIMFYEDDLRECGIDVRGDSEYTGMCTEIFKQESVLHEKKVYCFVHLSIQEFLASLHVFYCYLNKDRDELQFLLEGPLPEGFTFIVDSPKTLSLYYLLVKAVDKSWRSQRGYLHLFLRFLLGITLDSNQKLLKGLLAQTEDSKETVEKSIRYITKIQRKDISAEASINLLFCLLELKDRTLFKQIQTYLSSEETPETELSLSVCSALVYILQMSEEILDEFNPKMYNTSNAGCRRLVPAVRCCRKALFNSCGLTEQCCETVASALQLPNSPLRELDLSNNSQMDAGAKLLSEGLMSPQCKLEKLSLASCHFSKEQCEVIALAVNSASSPLRELDLSYNDLQDSGVKLLSDGLKTSDSKLEKLRLGWCKLSADSCKTLTSVFSSSSPLTELDLSNNDVQDSGVKFLSAGLENPNCKLEVLRLSGCLVTEKGCSHLASALISNPAFLRELDLSYNHPGHLGTKLLTGKLEGPQCRLQILNIDSGGECRIKSGPRKCRYL; the protein is encoded by the exons ATGGAGTTTGTGATGGAGCTGCTGCTGGCTGCTCTGCTGATTGCTCTTTCCACCTGGATCTGGAGAAGGAGAGGCCTAAATCAGCCTTCAAGCACTCAACACAATGCAG TGCAGCGAGTGCTGGATCAGAGATCACCTGCCACTCCTTCTGCTGGATGCTCTGTTGTTTTGAATGCAGATCATGGCTCCAGTGTAACCGCTCCTACACTCAACAGCAACAACTTCTATGGCCCATCTGTTTTTAACTTCAGCACGAATGCTGCTGACACTG ATTTAACAGAAGCAAGTAAATCAGAGAAATGTTCAG AAGCAAGTGTACTCAAACAAATTCTGGAGACTCACAAAGCCAACCTAAGGAAGAAAATAGAGTATATTTTTGAGGGTAAAATTGGTGTAAAAAATAAGACACGTCTGAAAAAGGTGTACACAGAGCTCTTCATCACAGAAGGGGAACTCAAAGAAGTCAACCATGAACACGAGATTTTGAGAATTGACAAAGCTTTCAGGATGCAAAAATGTCAGGACACTCCAATCAACTGTAACGACATCTTCAGTTTACCATGGAAAAATGAAGAGAACAAGGTTGTGCTGACCAAAGGCATCGCTGGCATTGGAAAAACAGTCTCTGTACATAAATTCATTCTTGattgggtagaaggagaagcaAACCAGGATATAGACTGCATATTTTTGCTTCCATTTCGAgagattaatttaattaaacctGGAGAGTACAGTCTTCATGAGCTACTCCAAGAATTCCACCCTGAACTGGAAGAACTAAATGCAACAAAAATGTATGAGGCCTGCAAGCTTGGGTTTGTTTTTGATGGGCTTGATGAAAGTCGACTTCCGCTGGATTTTGACAGCAGAAATGTAAGAAgcataaaaaagaaagcaactGTGGATGCACTGATCACGAATCTCATTAAGGGAAACTTACTTCCGTCTTCTGTAATCTGGATCACCTCCCGGCCAGCAGCCGCCAATAAAATCCCTTCACAGTATGTGAGCTTATTCACAGAGGTGCGAGGGTTCACTGATAAACAGAAAGAGGAATACTTCAAAAAGAGAATAGCAGATGAGACTGAAGCCCTTAAAATCATCTCCCATATTAAGACCTCTCGGAGCCTGTACATTATGTGCCACATTCCTGTCTTCTGTTGGATCACTGCCACTGTGCTTCAGGCAATGCTGGTGGAAAACCACGGAGAAAATATTCCCACCACGCTGACTGAAATGTACATTCACTTCCTGCTCATACAGATGAACATGAAGAACCAAAAGTATGATCAGAAAGTTGAGCGAGACTTGAAAAAGCTCCTGGAATCAAACAGAGGAATAATCTTCAAACTGGCAAAACTGGCGTTTGAGCAACTGAAAAGGGAGAACATAATGTTCTACGAAGATGATCTGAGGGAGTGTGGTATTGATGTCAGGGGAGACTCTGAGTACACCGGGATGTGCACAGAGATCTTCAAGCAGGAATCTGTACTTCATGAGAAGAAGGTCTACTGCTTTGTACATCTGAGCATTCAAGAGTTCCTTGCCTCACTCCATGTGTTCTACTGCTACCTGAACAAGGACAGGGACGAGCTGCAGTTTCTGCTTGAGGGTCCACTTCCAGAAGGCTTTACTTTCATTGTAGATTCTCCAAAAACTTTGTCCTTATATTACCTACTGGTCAAGGCAGTTGACAAATCTTGGCGGAGTCAGAGAGGATATCTGCATCTTTTCCTGCGCTTTCTGCTGGGCATCACACTAGACTCCAATCAGAAACTCCTCAAAGGCTTGCTAGCACAAACAGAGGATAGCAAAGAGACTGTCGAGAAATCGATTAGATacattacaaaaatacaaagGAAAGATATTTCGGCTGAGGCATCCATCAACCTCCTGTTCTGCTTGCTTGAACTAAAGGACCGCACCTTATTCAAACAAATCCAAACATACCTTAGTTCAGAGGAGACTCCAGAAACAGAACTCTCACTTTCAGTCTGCTCAGCTTTGGTCTACATACTTCAAATGTCAGAGGAGATACTGGATGAGTTCAACCCAAAGATGTACAATACATCAAATGCAGGCTGCAGGAGGCTGGTCCCAGCAGTGAGATGCTGCAGAAAAGCTCT GTTTAATAGCTGTGGACTCACTGAACAGTGCTGTGAGACTGTGGCGTCAGCCCTGCAGTTACCAAACTCCCCTCTCCGAGAGCTGGACCTCAGTAACAACTCACAGATGGATGCAGGAGCAAAGCTGCTGTCCGAAGGATTAATGAGCCCACAGTGTAAGCTGGAGAAACTGAG CTTGGCGAGTTGCCATTTCAGCAAAGAACAGTGTGAAGTTATTGCATTGGCTGTAAACTCTGCCTCGTCACCCCTGAGAGAACTGGACCTGAGCTATAATGACCTGCAGGACTCAGGAGTGAAGCTGCTATCAGATGGGCTCAAAACCTCTGACAGTAAACTTGAGAAATTAAG ATTGGGCTGGTGTAAACTGTCTGCAGACAGTTGTAAGACACTGACTTCAGTATTCAGCTCCAGTTCACCACTGACAGAGCTGGATCTGAGTAACAATGACGtgcaggattcaggagtgaaattcctctctgctggactggagaATCCAAACTGTAAACTGGAAGTACTGAG GTTGTCTGGGTGTTTAGTCACAGAGAAAGGCTGTTCACATCTGGCTTCAGCTCTTATTTCAAACCCCGCCTTCCTGAGAGAGTTGGATCTGAGCTATAACCACCCAGGACACTTGGGAACAAAACTGCTCACTGGCAAACTGGAAGGTCCACAGTGTAGACTGCAGATACTAAA tATAGATTCAGGAGGAGAGTGTAGGATCAAATCAGGACCAAGAAAATGTAG ATACCTGTGA